A genomic region of Bacteroidia bacterium contains the following coding sequences:
- a CDS encoding site-specific DNA-methyltransferase produces the protein MSNEQKITTEIKVPNKDLEKLKIHFPHCFDKDGNFQLEKFKNNLTEKEINFSTESYGLNWLGKSYARLLASDPATTLLRADETHNSQLNTKNAENLLIKGDNLEVLKHLANAYYEKVKMIYIDPPYNTGSDGFVYNDDRKFTVKELQNLIGVDADRAKHILDFTQSNSNSHSAWLTFMYPRLYIAKQLLKDDGVIFVSIDESEVAQLQLLLDEVFGEENFVALAPRKTGAGSAATRSESELRKLNDYVFIYQKNNLIFNKKNMGEKEFPLSDENGDYLLGQFQASGSDATRSARKNMYYPIYVLEDDTLTTIKPETFKEEILPNQVKGEDGRWLWTPEKFEKDKSFIHYDGTKLQRKIYFDPEKDNTIYQAEKAWLDQFTNASGTKRFNELFEPHKGIFSNPKPVELIKHLINLINVNEDESVIILDFFGGSGTTGDAVMQINSEEYKNLKFILVQIPEPIDPKKNKVSFDFVKNELKAEPIIFEITKERLKRVAQKISQVNQSRISAKEIERESLEGTLDLEIKDEKIKQLNFEISTLKNQDLGFKIFETTPIWEDYNFEAEQFDSSQTLFDAGKLTEDDIKALLTTWKTYDGIALTQELEIVDLSGYTAYYGNGRLYLMHKGFTTDSLKALLEKIDTDKHFEPKSIIAFGYHLESKSLREISENVKTYNNKKKSDIDFITRY, from the coding sequence AGGTAAAAGTTACGCAAGACTTTTGGCAAGCGACCCAGCAACTACTCTTTTACGAGCTGATGAAACGCATAACTCACAACTCAATACTAAAAACGCTGAAAACTTACTCATAAAAGGCGATAATTTGGAAGTACTGAAACACCTTGCCAATGCCTATTACGAAAAAGTAAAAATGATCTACATAGACCCGCCCTACAATACAGGCAGCGATGGCTTTGTGTATAATGACGATAGAAAATTTACCGTAAAAGAATTACAAAACCTTATTGGTGTAGATGCAGATAGAGCCAAACACATTTTAGATTTTACACAAAGCAACAGCAATAGCCACAGTGCTTGGTTAACATTTATGTATCCTCGTCTTTACATTGCTAAACAATTATTGAAGGATGATGGAGTAATATTTGTTTCAATTGATGAAAGTGAAGTTGCACAACTACAACTTTTATTAGACGAAGTATTTGGAGAAGAAAATTTCGTTGCATTAGCTCCTAGAAAAACTGGGGCAGGTTCGGCAGCGACACGCTCAGAATCGGAATTAAGAAAGCTGAATGATTACGTTTTTATTTATCAGAAAAACAATCTGATTTTCAATAAAAAAAATATGGGAGAAAAAGAGTTTCCATTATCAGACGAAAATGGAGATTACTTGTTAGGGCAATTTCAAGCATCAGGTTCTGATGCCACACGTTCTGCAAGAAAGAATATGTATTACCCAATTTATGTTTTAGAAGATGATACATTAACAACTATAAAACCTGAAACTTTCAAAGAAGAAATATTACCCAATCAAGTAAAAGGAGAAGATGGAAGATGGCTTTGGACTCCAGAGAAGTTTGAAAAAGATAAAAGTTTTATTCACTATGATGGAACTAAACTTCAAAGGAAAATTTACTTTGACCCTGAAAAAGACAATACAATTTACCAAGCTGAAAAAGCTTGGCTTGACCAATTTACTAATGCTTCAGGAACAAAAAGATTTAATGAACTTTTTGAACCTCACAAAGGAATATTCAGCAATCCAAAACCAGTTGAACTAATAAAGCATTTAATAAATCTAATTAATGTAAATGAAGATGAAAGCGTAATTATTCTGGACTTTTTTGGTGGTAGCGGAACAACAGGTGATGCTGTAATGCAAATTAATTCAGAAGAATATAAAAACCTAAAATTCATTTTAGTCCAAATTCCAGAGCCAATAGACCCAAAGAAAAATAAGGTTTCTTTTGATTTTGTAAAGAATGAATTGAAGGCTGAACCAATAATTTTTGAAATAACAAAAGAGCGATTAAAAAGAGTTGCACAAAAAATCAGTCAAGTAAATCAGTCAAGAATATCGGCAAAAGAAATCGAAAGGGAGAGTTTGGAAGGAACACTCGACTTAGAAATTAAAGACGAAAAAATCAAGCAACTAAATTTTGAAATTAGCACACTTAAAAATCAAGATTTAGGTTTCAAAATTTTTGAAACAACTCCAATTTGGGAAGATTACAATTTTGAAGCAGAACAGTTTGACAGTTCGCAAACGCTGTTTGATGCCGGCAAATTAACCGAAGACGACATCAAAGCCTTACTCACTACTTGGAAAACCTATGACGGCATTGCCTTAACGCAAGAGTTGGAAATTGTTGATTTAAGCGGTTACACCGCTTATTACGGCAATGGCAGATTGTATCTTATGCACAAGGGCTTTACAACTGACAGTCTGAAAGCATTATTGGAAAAGATTGACACTGACAAACATTTTGAACCTAAAAGCATCATCGCCTTTGGCTATCATTTGGAGAGTAAGAGTTTACGAGAGATTTCAGAAAACGTAAAAACTTACAACAACAAGAAGAAAAGCGACATTGACTTTATAACAAGGTATTAA